The Mycobacteriales bacterium DNA segment GAGGAAGACGAGCGGCGCCTCGAGCACCTCGGCGAGGTCAGCCTCGGGTCCGCTGCCGCCCTCCCGGGTGAGCAGCACCTCGGTGTCGAACGCCCGCGACACCGCACGGACGACCGCCTCGGTGGCCGGATCGTTCAACGGGCTCAGACAGGGCCGCACCCCGCCGAAGAACTCCACCTCGGCGGAGATGCCGGGTGGCACGTGCGCCTGCACGAACTCGGCCAGGGCGAGCTGCACCTTCTCCGGGTCCTGGTCGACGACCAG contains these protein-coding regions:
- a CDS encoding M20/M25/M40 family metallo-hydrolase, with the protein product GEAGYTTLERIWGRPTAEVNGMWGGYTGPGHKTIVPSDAYAKVSFRLVVDQDPEKVQLALAEFVQAHVPPGISAEVEFFGGVRPCLSPLNDPATEAVVRAVSRAFDTEVLLTREGGSGPEADLAEVLEAPLVFLGVGLDEDRIHAPNERVSLPMLYKGAEAAAYLWSELAAPRA